In Bombyx mori chromosome 11, ASM3026992v2, one genomic interval encodes:
- the LOC101740341 gene encoding uncharacterized protein LOC101740341 isoform X2, whose product MEKPTVTEQPPPYSAAVPPDFPPVTNLVELIFCQSNSKSLMCFSIFYLFAGGLRDYSSYAQMKLMGSTSENSDPGFNRIHTHRHLIRQVHLFPHHLRAIVHMVLLLHKQALYQATEPQTL is encoded by the exons ATGGAGAAACCAACTGTGACCGAGCAACCCCCGCCGTATTCTGCGGCAGTCCCTCCAG ATTTTCCACCAGTCACTAATCTTGTTGAACTTATATTCTGTCAGTCAAATTCAAAGAGTTTGATGTGCTTCTCTATcttctacctatttgctggtggcctacgggactattccagctacgcacaGATGAAACTCATGGGCTCAACATCTGagaattccgatccg GGCTTCAACCGCATACATACCCACAGGCATCTAATCCGCCAGGTGCACCTTTTCCCCCACCACCTCCGGGCTATAGTCCATATGGTGCTCCTCCTCCACAAACAGGCTTTGTACCAAGCTACGGAGCCACAAACATTATAA
- the LOC101740662 gene encoding protein N-terminal asparagine amidohydrolase gives MVVVLNGVLADDCPTSVRALLEAHPGYREGAAQLLTETARVVGPAGVLYVGQREMAAVVPHDKNVNIIGSDDATSCIIVVVRHSGSGAIALAHLDGSGTAEAAAAMVSRVQQLAVGYPEGRLELQVIGGFTDPHRYSDELFANIMLSFHRLTVEIDLTLACCCELNTLPGGLAPLVTGVGVDIRAGDLFPATFPDKGPELPLRGARTITSGPHSAQVLDIYDNAVGMLRVGPFNYDPLRGVDLWLEQSDEFILQHLSTTPAVEPPHFVHNIRMTLKFIQQHPFPAVTVFPDNRPHFYRRDEHSGCWISVRY, from the exons ATGGTGGTGGTGCTGAACGGCGTACTCGCTGACGATTGCCCGACGTCGGTGCGGGCTTTGCTAGAGGCGCATCCGGGGTACAGAGAAGGCGCCGCGCAACTGTTGACCGAAACGGCGCGCGTTGTGGGACCCGCGGGCGTTCTTTACGTCGGACAGAGAGAAATGGCCGCCGTTGTGCCGCATGACA AAAACGTGAATATAATCGGTTCAGATGACGCGACATCGTGTATTATAGTAGTCGTCAGGCATTCAG GGTCAGGGGCCATAGCGCTAGCGCACTTGGACGGTTCGGGTACGGCTGAAGCGGCAGCGGCCATGGTGTCCAGAGTCCAGCAGCTCGCAGTCGGATATCCTGAGGGTAGACTGGAGTTGCAAGTGATCGGCGGCTTCACGGATCCACATAGATACTCCGACGAGCTTTTCGCTAATATTATGT TATCATTCCATCGTCTAACGGTAGAGATAGACCTGACGTTGGCGTGTTGCTGCGAGCTGAACACGCTGCCCGGGGGACTGGCGCCTCTCGTGACCGGGGTCGGCGTCGACATCCGCGCCGGGGATCTCTTCCCGGCAACGTTTCCGGATAAAGGTCCCGAACTTCCGTTGCGAGGGGCGAGAACTATAACGAGCGGTCCGCATTCGGCACAG GTGTTAGACATATACGATAACGCTGTGGGTATGCTACGCGTCGGCCCGTTCAACTACGACCCCCTGCGAGGAGTCGACCTCTGGCTCGAACAGTCTGATGAGTTCATTCTGCAGCACCTAAGCAcgacgccggccgtcgagccgcCGCATTTCGTTCATAAT ATCCGGATGACGCTGAAGTTCATCCAGCAGCATCCGTTTCCGGCGGTGACCGTGTTCCCGGATAACCGGCCGCACTTCTACCGCCGCGACGAGCACTCCGGTTGTTGGATATCCGTTCGTTACTAA
- the LOC101740341 gene encoding membrane protein BRI3 isoform X1: MEKPTVTEQPPPYSAAVPPGLQPHTYPQASNPPGAPFPPPPPGYSPYGAPPPQTGFVPSYGATNIIIPPAIITVGACPACRVGILEDDFTCLGILCAILFFPLGILCCLALKNRRCSNCGAMFG; this comes from the exons ATGGAGAAACCAACTGTGACCGAGCAACCCCCGCCGTATTCTGCGGCAGTCCCTCCAG GGCTTCAACCGCATACATACCCACAGGCATCTAATCCGCCAGGTGCACCTTTTCCCCCACCACCTCCGGGCTATAGTCCATATGGTGCTCCTCCTCCACAAACAGGCTTTGTACCAAGCTACGGAGCCACAAACATTATAATACCACCAGCTATAATCACAGTCGGAGCTTGCCCCGCATGTCGAGTTGGCATTTTAGAAGACGATTTCACGTGCCTCGGTATTTTATGTGCCATCCTTTTCTTTCCGTTAGGAATACTGTGCTGCCTTGCCTTAAAAAACAGAAGATGTTCAAACTGTGGAGCGATGTTTGGTTGA